A DNA window from Ranitomeya imitator isolate aRanImi1 chromosome 2, aRanImi1.pri, whole genome shotgun sequence contains the following coding sequences:
- the LOC138661884 gene encoding NTPase KAP family P-loop domain-containing protein 1-like, with product MVCPGFETKDDVYCYSLAKALYYVVSPVTVGFYAPWGRRKDFLLNKVESYLCLEAWKKEKEEVERTGQRTRNCKGKDLIKLIFLMIFYHPVITEKHKHRENIRYCFIRFSAWEFAGSDQLWAGLITTLCDGIENCFGLAPISIYRAVGRKTKILEGPFKQEWVSKKFLCIPLWVATLLVIFIGITVGALILVFGFPFGDPAGDMLAAAEGVGATVVGLSAAGAIRVAIVVIRNAVVTQKGKVEQKMNRTDMSSQLGFMSDVKREVKIITRYLQLMEIFQRQKIKVVLEITNLDRCMPDKVIGVLNAMNILLSDPNAPFISILAVDPHIIIDCVESSQFMKGMANNGYQILNRIITLPFCIPRMDCDTKLSILKNIVDGKGELVRDTEEGNTLENEASNEKDFLLYQQTVPNTDHDTSGDPLTVRALNEEHNSCFQEKGPTTKNLIDEAFDYLFDESMRDYITDNVVHIRRIVNTITITIRLMIREVPKSQIQPRKVTEWVLLATQWPCRLSWILQCIEDEQQRRCLDEQEPNGEYASYSKTFLWDVFEKSLEELDAMKASLNRLLELDGDPEIFHNLLYESFTVKDANFFVPFTVNLDVSIKRQMELLRGSNNMWELKKSNRLTMLSLLNMSVEEVCKEMNKLGFREENLQHYQQKIKDHNLHGRALVYSDNNEIKDVLSMGLGDWTLFSVYFLGVLPPPPAVPASAPVIGKQEATKLGAGSQENILKKSKMSLYVSDDDIFS from the exons ATGGTGTGTCCTG GTTTTGAGACAAAAGATGACGTCTACTGCTACTCGCTGGCGAAAGCTTTGTATTACGTCGTATCCCCTGTGACGGTCGGGTTTTATGCTCCGTGGGGAAGACGCAAAGATTTCCTTCTCAACAAGGTCGAAT CATACCTCTGTCTCGAAGCATggaagaaagagaaagaagaagTGGAGAGGACTGGGCAACGAACGAGAAATTGCAAAGGAAAAGATCTCATCAAACTCATCTTTCTGATGATATTTTACCATCCGGTGATCACAGAAAAACACAAGCATCGAGAGAATATACGTTACTGCTTTATCCGCTTTAGCGCATGGGAATTTGCTGGCAGTGACCAGCTCTGGGCAGGGCTGATCACCACCCTCTGTGATGGTATTGAAAACTGCTTCGGCCTGGCACCTATTAGTATCTACCGAGCGGTAGGCAGAAAAACCAAAATCCTAGAAGGTCCGTTCAAGCAGGAATGGGTTAGTAAGAAGTTCCTCTGTATCCCGCTTTGGGTTGCCACTTTGCTGGTGATCTTCATTGGAATCACCGTGGGGGCCCtgatcctggtatttggctttccaTTTGGTGATCCCGCCGGAGATATGTTGGCTGCCGCGGAAGGTGTTGGAGCGACCGTGGTTGGCCTTTCGGCGGCCGGAGCGATCAGAGTAGCGATTGTGGTGATCCGAAATGCCGTTGTGACTCAGAAAGGTAAAGTGGAACAAAAAATGAATCGAACCGATATGAGCTCCCAGTTGGGTTTCATGAGCGACGTGAAAAGAGAGGTTAAGATCATCACCCGTTACCTTCAACTCATGGAAATCTTCCAAAGACAAAAAATCAAAGTTGTACTCGAGATCACGAACTTGGACAGATGCATGCCAGACAAGGTGATCGGGGTCCTAAACGCCATGAATATCCTTCTGTCTGATCCAAATGCCCCATTCATTTCCATTTTGGCCGTGGATCCTCACATCATCATAGATTGCGTCGAAAGCTCTCAGTTCATGAAAGGGATGGCCAACAACGGCTATCAGATCTTAAACCGAATAATCACGTTACCGTTTTGTATCCCGAGAATGGACTGTGACACTAAATTATCCATACTGAAAAATATTGTTGACGGCAAAGGCGAGCTGGTCAGAGATACTGAAGAAGGTAACACGTTGGAGAACGAGGCTTCGAATGAGAAAGACTTCCTGTTATACCAACAAACTGTCCCCAACACCGACCATGACACCAGTGGCGACCCATTGACCGTGAGAGCCTTAAATGAGGAGCACAACAGCTGTTTCCAAGAAAAAGGGCCAACGACCAAAAATCTAATAGATGAAGCCTTCGATTATCTTTTTGACGAGAGCATGAGGGACTATATCACTGACAACGTTGTGCATATCAGAAGGATtgtaaatactatcaccataaccaTCAGACTGATGATCAGGGAGGTTCCAAAAAGCCAAATACAACCACGAAAAGTGACCGAATGGGTGCTCCTGGCTACCCAATGGCCGTGTCGTCTCAGCTGGATATTGCAGTGCATTGAGGACGAGCAACAAAGGAGATGCCTGGATGAACAAGAACCCAACGGTGAATATGCTTCATACTCCAAAACTTTCCTTTGGGATGTTTTTGAGAAGTCTTTAGAAGAGTTGGATGCAATGAAAGCTAGTCTAAATCGACTACTGGAGTTGGATGGAGATCCTGAGATCTTCCACAACCTCTTGTATGAGAGCTTTACTGTGAAAGATGCCAATTTTTTTGTGCCGTTCACTGTGAATTTAGATGTTTCCATTAAAAGACAAATGGAGCTTCTACGAGGCAGCAACAATATGTGGGAACTAAAGAAAAGCAACCGGTTGACTATGCTGTCATTGCTGAACATGAGCGTGGAAGAGGTGTGCAAAGAG ATGAACAAACTAGGATTTCGAGAGGAGAACCTTCAacattatcagcagaagattaaggACCACAACCTACATGGCAGAGCGCTTGTATACAGTGATAATAATGAGATAAAAGATGTGTTATCTATGGGTCTTGGAGACTGGACACTTTTCAGCGTGTACTTCCTCGGGGTGCTTCCTCCACCTCCTGCAGTCCCTGCATCTGCCCCAGTGATTGGCAAACAAGAAGCTACAAAACTTGGGGCTGGATCCCAAGAGAATATATTAAAAAAGAGCAAGATGTCTCTGTATGTATCAGATGATGATATTTTCTCTTAA